From the Thermosipho affectus genome, one window contains:
- a CDS encoding regulatory protein RecX: MKKNPLSDALRFLKYRARSEMEIKTRLKSKGYSACEIEEVVLQLKEKGFLDDEKFAYLYAYDSLTLKKKGPFLIRLELQKLGVDEFIIEDALSRVLEEVDVEKIKTEITKNLDERKAKEYLYRRGFGGE; the protein is encoded by the coding sequence GTGAAGAAGAATCCTCTAAGTGATGCTCTGAGATTTTTAAAATATAGAGCGCGTTCTGAAATGGAAATTAAAACTCGATTAAAGTCAAAAGGATATTCAGCGTGTGAAATAGAAGAAGTTGTTTTACAATTAAAAGAGAAAGGTTTTTTAGACGATGAAAAGTTTGCGTATCTTTATGCATATGATTCATTGACGTTAAAAAAGAAAGGTCCATTTTTAATAAGATTGGAATTACAAAAATTGGGTGTTGATGAGTTTATAATTGAAGATGCATTGAGTAGAGTATTAGAGGAAGTGGATGTGGAGAAAATAAAAACGGAAATAACAAAGAATTTAGACGAAAGAAAAGCAAAAGAATACCTATACAGAAGAGGATTTGGAGGTGAATAA
- the rny gene encoding ribonuclease Y produces MLTYILTGIGLLIGAFSGYVIAKKKIEKQLLITKQDAEHIIKNAEKEASEIKKKAVIESREELHRMREEWEKEKKEREEEIRYLEDRLMKREEMLSKREELLDKKESYIEEMRKELDAKQKDLIEKEKELTERFERLAGITPEQAKEMVLEEAREKYEYEIAKVYSQIKSRYEEDSEKYAKKVIADAIQRYAPEYAGEVTVSTIMLPNDDMKGRLIGREGRNIRAFEKVTGVDLIIDDTPEMVTVSCFNPLRREIARRTIEKLVADGRIHPTRIEEMYEKSKSEVEKVIREAGQEATFVTGVGGLHPEVIKLLGRLKFRTSYGQNVLNHSIEVALIAGLIASELGVNVEKAKRGGLLHDIGKALDHEVEGSHTVIGAEILKRYGESREIINMVMAHHGEEEPMTPEAVIVAAADALSAARPGARREDVENYIKRLIKLEEIAKSFKYVENAYAIQAGREVRVIVQPDKIDDALADKLSHDIAIKIEEELQYPGVLKVVVIREKRSVAYAK; encoded by the coding sequence ATGTTGACATATATACTAACGGGAATAGGATTATTAATTGGTGCATTTTCGGGATATGTTATCGCAAAGAAAAAAATAGAAAAGCAACTTTTGATTACAAAGCAAGATGCAGAGCATATAATAAAAAATGCGGAAAAAGAAGCAAGTGAAATCAAAAAGAAAGCCGTTATTGAGTCAAGAGAAGAACTCCACAGGATGAGGGAAGAGTGGGAAAAAGAAAAGAAAGAAAGAGAAGAGGAAATTAGATATTTAGAAGATAGATTGATGAAACGAGAAGAAATGTTGTCAAAAAGGGAAGAACTCCTTGATAAAAAGGAAAGTTATATTGAAGAGATGAGAAAGGAATTAGATGCAAAACAAAAAGATCTAATTGAAAAAGAAAAAGAATTAACTGAAAGATTTGAAAGACTTGCTGGTATAACCCCTGAGCAAGCTAAAGAAATGGTTTTGGAAGAGGCGCGTGAAAAATATGAATATGAAATAGCAAAAGTTTATTCTCAAATAAAATCAAGGTACGAAGAAGATTCTGAAAAGTATGCTAAAAAGGTAATAGCAGATGCTATTCAAAGGTATGCGCCAGAATATGCAGGTGAAGTGACGGTAAGTACCATAATGTTGCCAAACGATGATATGAAGGGAAGGTTAATTGGTAGAGAAGGTAGGAATATAAGGGCATTTGAAAAAGTAACTGGAGTTGACTTGATAATAGATGATACCCCTGAGATGGTTACCGTAAGTTGTTTTAATCCTTTAAGGAGGGAAATTGCAAGGAGAACTATAGAAAAATTAGTAGCTGATGGTAGAATACATCCAACGAGAATAGAAGAAATGTATGAAAAATCAAAATCTGAGGTTGAGAAGGTAATAAGAGAGGCAGGACAAGAGGCAACATTCGTTACAGGTGTTGGAGGTTTACATCCAGAAGTTATTAAGTTACTTGGAAGATTGAAATTTAGAACAAGTTACGGTCAAAATGTTTTGAATCATTCTATAGAAGTGGCATTAATTGCGGGATTAATAGCATCTGAATTAGGTGTAAATGTTGAAAAAGCAAAACGTGGAGGACTATTACACGATATTGGAAAAGCTCTTGATCACGAAGTTGAGGGTTCACATACAGTAATTGGTGCAGAAATTCTAAAAAGATATGGTGAAAGCCGAGAAATAATAAACATGGTAATGGCACATCATGGAGAAGAAGAACCAATGACACCAGAAGCGGTTATAGTTGCTGCTGCAGATGCCCTATCAGCAGCACGTCCGGGTGCAAGAAGAGAAGATGTGGAAAATTACATTAAAAGACTCATCAAACTTGAAGAAATAGCAAAGAGTTTTAAATATGTGGAGAATGCGTATGCAATTCAAGCAGGAAGAGAAGTCAGAGTTATTGTTCAACCGGATAAAATTGATGATGCATTAGCAGATAAACTATCCCATGATATTGCAATAAAAATTGAAGAGGAATTACAATATCCCGGTGTTTTAAAAGTGGTAGTTATTAGAGAGAAAAGAAGTGTAGCTTATGCAAAATAA
- a CDS encoding ABC transporter ATP-binding protein, producing MAKVELEHVWKIYDGKVEAVKDATFTIEDKEFVVLLGPSGCGKTTTLRMIAGLEEITKGTLKIAGKVMNDVEPKDRDIAMVFQNYALYPHMTVYDNMAFGLKLRKVPKDEIERRVREAAKILSIEEYLDRKPRQLSGGQRQRVAVGRAIVRNPKVFLFDEPLSNLDAKLRVQMRSELKKLHHRLEATIVYVTHDQIEAMTMADKIIVMKDGVIQQIGTPHEIYNKPANTFVAGFIGSPAMNFIDAKIIKENGLWIKSSGLKLKIPEQIAEKLEKYIDSDVIFGIRPENIYDKMFAMAPKEGENTARTKVDVVEPLGSETILHLVSGNDKFIAVVDPKTEAKEEQEIDVVFDMNTMHIFDKETGKAII from the coding sequence ATGGCTAAAGTTGAATTAGAACACGTATGGAAGATTTACGATGGTAAGGTCGAAGCAGTTAAAGATGCAACCTTTACAATCGAAGATAAAGAATTTGTTGTACTTCTTGGTCCATCTGGATGTGGAAAAACAACTACATTGAGAATGATAGCAGGTCTTGAGGAAATCACAAAAGGTACATTAAAAATCGCTGGAAAAGTTATGAACGATGTTGAACCAAAAGATAGAGACATTGCAATGGTTTTCCAAAATTACGCTTTGTATCCACACATGACAGTCTATGATAACATGGCGTTTGGTCTAAAACTTCGAAAGGTCCCAAAAGATGAAATTGAAAGAAGAGTTAGAGAAGCTGCCAAAATTTTAAGTATTGAAGAGTACCTTGATAGAAAGCCAAGACAACTTTCAGGTGGTCAAAGGCAAAGAGTAGCAGTTGGCAGGGCAATTGTTAGAAATCCAAAAGTATTCCTCTTTGATGAACCTCTATCAAACTTAGATGCAAAATTAAGAGTCCAAATGAGATCTGAATTAAAGAAATTACATCACAGATTAGAAGCCACAATAGTTTACGTAACCCACGATCAAATAGAAGCTATGACAATGGCGGACAAAATTATTGTTATGAAAGATGGAGTAATTCAACAAATTGGAACACCACATGAAATATACAATAAACCGGCAAACACATTTGTTGCAGGCTTTATTGGAAGTCCTGCGATGAATTTTATTGACGCAAAAATTATAAAGGAAAATGGTCTTTGGATTAAATCAAGTGGTTTAAAATTAAAAATTCCAGAACAAATTGCGGAAAAATTGGAAAAATATATTGACAGCGATGTTATCTTTGGTATAAGGCCTGAAAATATTTATGACAAAATGTTCGCCATGGCTCCAAAAGAAGGAGAAAACACGGCAAGAACGAAAGTAGATGTTGTTGAACCACTTGGAAGTGAAACAATACTACATCTTGTATCTGGAAATGACAAGTTTATAGCAGTTGTTGATCCCAAAACTGAGGCAAAAGAAGAACAAGAGATCGACGTAGTATTTGATATGAATACCATGCACATATTCGATAAAGAAACAGGCAAAGCTATTATATAA
- a CDS encoding type II toxin-antitoxin system Phd/YefM family antitoxin, producing the protein MTIIIVRGVILLKDKNLYYNLAEAKAKFSKVVEESTNNNVIITKNGKPVSVIINYEKFEKLLTFLENIWELYLLEVGDPSLHTKLKPEDIFDDK; encoded by the coding sequence ATGACTATAATTATAGTCAGGGGTGTTATTTTGTTAAAAGACAAAAATTTGTATTATAATCTTGCAGAAGCAAAGGCAAAATTTTCAAAGGTTGTAGAAGAATCCACGAATAATAATGTAATAATAACAAAAAACGGAAAACCAGTCTCAGTAATCATAAACTATGAAAAATTTGAAAAATTATTGACTTTTTTAGAAAACATTTGGGAACTTTATTTATTAGAAGTTGGTGATCCTTCATTACATACCAAATTAAAACCTGAAGATATATTTGATGATAAATAG
- a CDS encoding radical SAM protein yields the protein MAVGGIKGMIYRQAGKMINSFVRKADTKAFSKLLFTVGALSKEPAKSGLKKLGLMAQEDHPMIKKWIEIFQKSSPKCTEKIINNLIINEFAIGEPLRQKIMEKEKVVLPKLGVISPTYACNLQCIGCYAGLYGRKYELSKDEVRSVLRQGEELGIYFWIITGGEPFYWPHLFDILEEFDQHYFMIYSNGILITEEKAKRLAELGNATIAISVEGFEEQTDWRRGKGVFKSIQNTWERLRRYGVPFGASVTATKVNHDTIMKDEFWDFLEENEVKYVWVFQFMPVGMNPTMDLVPTPKQRYERFFKTDEMRLSGRFAFVADFWNHGFLTHGCLSSGSKYFHVNAKGYVEPCVFQQFAKDSIREKSLLEIFKSPFFEAYKRMIPFSNNLFRPCPIIDNPKVFRAMVKHFDAIPQHEGSERVVTELAPEIDKLAEEWKEYADKLWYEQGYVERYPVNRGIYNYETRMKRYANREEALKVDKKLEI from the coding sequence ATGGCTGTAGGTGGAATTAAGGGTATGATTTATAGGCAAGCTGGTAAGATGATTAATTCGTTTGTAAGAAAAGCAGATACAAAAGCCTTTTCGAAATTGTTATTCACCGTTGGTGCATTAAGTAAAGAACCGGCAAAAAGTGGGCTTAAAAAATTGGGATTAATGGCTCAAGAAGATCATCCTATGATAAAGAAGTGGATTGAAATTTTCCAAAAGTCAAGTCCAAAGTGTACCGAAAAGATTATTAACAATCTTATTATAAATGAATTTGCAATAGGAGAGCCCTTGAGACAAAAAATAATGGAGAAAGAAAAAGTTGTTTTACCAAAATTAGGGGTCATAAGCCCTACTTATGCATGTAATCTACAATGTATTGGTTGTTATGCAGGACTTTACGGAAGAAAATACGAACTTTCAAAAGATGAAGTAAGGAGCGTGTTAAGACAAGGAGAAGAACTTGGGATTTACTTTTGGATAATTACAGGTGGAGAGCCTTTCTATTGGCCACATTTATTTGATATTTTGGAAGAATTTGATCAACATTATTTCATGATTTACTCAAATGGTATATTAATTACTGAAGAAAAAGCAAAGAGATTAGCAGAACTTGGTAATGCAACTATTGCAATTTCTGTTGAAGGATTTGAAGAACAAACTGATTGGAGAAGAGGAAAAGGGGTATTCAAATCAATTCAAAATACTTGGGAAAGATTGAGAAGATATGGCGTTCCATTTGGAGCAAGTGTGACTGCTACAAAAGTTAATCATGATACAATTATGAAAGATGAATTTTGGGATTTCTTGGAAGAAAATGAGGTTAAATATGTTTGGGTATTCCAATTTATGCCAGTTGGGATGAATCCAACTATGGATCTTGTGCCAACTCCAAAGCAAAGATACGAAAGATTCTTCAAAACAGATGAAATGAGACTTAGTGGAAGATTTGCATTTGTTGCGGATTTCTGGAATCACGGATTTTTAACACATGGTTGTCTCTCTTCTGGTTCAAAATATTTCCATGTAAATGCAAAAGGATATGTTGAACCATGTGTTTTCCAACAATTTGCAAAGGATAGTATCAGAGAAAAATCATTGCTTGAAATATTTAAATCTCCGTTCTTTGAGGCGTACAAGAGAATGATTCCATTTTCAAATAATTTGTTTAGACCATGCCCAATTATTGATAATCCAAAAGTATTTAGAGCAATGGTTAAACATTTTGATGCTATACCACAACATGAGGGTTCCGAAAGAGTTGTAACAGAACTTGCTCCAGAAATTGATAAATTAGCTGAAGAATGGAAAGAGTATGCAGATAAACTTTGGTATGAACAAGGTTATGTTGAGAGATATCCTGTTAATAGAGGAATTTACAATTATGAAACGAGAATGAAAAGGTATGCAAATAGAGAAGAAGCTTTGAAAGTAGATAAAAAATTAGAGATTTAA
- a CDS encoding TetR/AcrR family transcriptional regulator, translating to MSKRNTKQLILKAAKEAFSKKGYDAVSIDEIAQIAGVRKSLIYYYFPSKEALFEEVWVNSIEELENEIFGVSKDEPTYISKIKNFLRRYIDFLTSKKEISELLRKEKAKVLDQDNWVNAKDRYEGFLKKIEMLIIEGKNKNVIKEDVDPKAATEMIASVDSVPRKSLLKAVENMLIKILLKDNT from the coding sequence GTGTCTAAAAGAAATACAAAACAATTGATATTAAAAGCTGCAAAGGAAGCGTTTTCCAAAAAAGGATATGATGCGGTAAGTATAGATGAAATAGCACAAATTGCTGGGGTGCGAAAATCTCTTATTTATTATTACTTTCCCAGCAAGGAGGCGCTTTTTGAAGAAGTTTGGGTTAATTCCATTGAAGAATTGGAAAATGAGATTTTTGGTGTTAGCAAAGATGAACCGACTTATATTTCAAAAATAAAAAATTTTTTAAGAAGGTACATTGATTTTTTGACTAGTAAAAAAGAAATATCAGAATTGTTGAGAAAGGAAAAAGCAAAGGTACTTGATCAAGATAATTGGGTGAATGCAAAGGATAGGTACGAGGGATTTTTGAAGAAGATAGAGATGTTAATTATTGAAGGTAAAAATAAGAATGTAATAAAAGAAGATGTTGATCCCAAGGCAGCTACTGAGATGATTGCAAGTGTTGACTCTGTTCCAAGAAAGAGTTTATTAAAAGCAGTTGAAAATATGTTAATAAAAATTTTACTTAAAGATAACACTTAG
- the rpmE gene encoding 50S ribosomal protein L31: MKKGIHPEMKLITVKCACGAEHKFYSAKENIRIDVCSSCHPFYKGAGAAGMIVDTEGRIEKFKKKYNLK; this comes from the coding sequence TTGAAAAAAGGAATTCACCCGGAAATGAAATTGATTACGGTAAAATGTGCGTGTGGTGCTGAACATAAGTTTTATAGCGCAAAGGAAAATATAAGGATCGATGTGTGCTCTAGTTGCCATCCATTTTACAAGGGTGCTGGTGCTGCTGGTATGATAGTTGACACGGAAGGAAGAATTGAAAAGTTTAAGAAAAAATATAATTTAAAATAA
- a CDS encoding S1 RNA-binding domain-containing protein: MEVGQVVKGKVVEILKFGANVELEDGEKAFIHISKIAPTYVRSVNDYLKVGQEVEGKILGKTRDGKWELTLKESSSNSNDEEKGKKSNSDFERKLAKFMKDSDRKHSEYRKRLDKKRGKKNRR; the protein is encoded by the coding sequence ATGGAAGTTGGGCAAGTAGTAAAAGGTAAAGTAGTAGAGATACTAAAATTTGGAGCAAATGTCGAACTAGAAGATGGTGAGAAGGCATTTATTCATATCTCAAAGATTGCGCCAACGTATGTGAGGTCTGTGAACGATTATTTGAAAGTTGGTCAAGAAGTAGAAGGAAAGATTTTGGGAAAAACAAGAGATGGTAAATGGGAGTTAACACTTAAAGAATCTTCTTCAAATTCAAATGATGAGGAAAAAGGGAAAAAGTCAAATAGCGATTTTGAAAGGAAGTTAGCTAAATTTATGAAAGATAGTGACAGAAAGCATTCAGAATATAGGAAGAGATTAGACAAAAAAAGAGGAAAAAAGAATAGAAGATAA
- the nuoF gene encoding NADH-quinone oxidoreductase subunit NuoF, translating into MKPITILISVDSNSILLGAKEFLKLLKSLVKDYNFDNIVDILETGTLGNYNGVTIAVMPDNVFYSAKTKEDVVKIFEEHILKGRKVLDLEINHKNLITKKESLTKEIRIVTRNIGKIDPKNIEEYIANNGYFALAKALEMKPENIIEEIKKSGLRGRGGAGFPTGLKWEFTFKTNSDQKYIVCNADEGEPGTYKDRLIMEGDPHSIIEAMVIAGYTVGATKGYIYIRGEYYGSVENIKKAIHDAYEYGFLGKNILNSGFNFDLSIRLGAGAYICGEETALLESIEGHAGRPRLKPPYPPQSGLFGKPTVINNVETLANIPQIILNGADWFRQFGTENSPGTKVFCFAGNLNNRGIVELPMGITVKELLVYAGGVSGENLKMVQTGGIAGTFIDESKFDTPLDYDSFAKYGVSLGSGVILGVNDTHCVIDIAKNVMEFFRHESCGKCTPCREGTKMAVKILEKMGQFQATKTDLDNLIEIANTARETALCGLGQSFPVPLLSLINNFKDEFLDHIENKHCIANICKRVPKKKKSKVK; encoded by the coding sequence ATGAAACCTATCACTATATTAATTTCTGTTGATAGTAACAGTATATTATTGGGTGCAAAAGAGTTCTTAAAACTTTTAAAATCATTAGTAAAAGATTATAACTTTGACAATATTGTAGATATTCTTGAAACTGGTACACTTGGCAATTACAATGGTGTAACTATTGCAGTTATGCCAGATAATGTATTTTATTCTGCAAAAACAAAAGAAGATGTTGTAAAAATTTTTGAGGAGCACATTTTAAAAGGGAGAAAAGTCCTGGATCTTGAAATTAATCACAAAAATTTAATTACAAAAAAGGAATCATTAACAAAAGAAATAAGAATCGTAACAAGAAACATTGGAAAAATAGACCCTAAAAATATAGAAGAATATATAGCAAACAACGGATACTTTGCACTTGCAAAAGCTTTAGAAATGAAGCCAGAAAATATAATAGAGGAAATAAAAAAAAGTGGTCTTCGTGGTCGAGGCGGTGCAGGTTTTCCAACAGGTTTGAAATGGGAATTTACATTTAAAACAAATTCTGATCAAAAATATATAGTTTGTAACGCCGATGAGGGTGAGCCTGGAACGTACAAAGATAGGTTAATAATGGAAGGTGATCCACATAGTATAATTGAAGCAATGGTAATAGCAGGATATACCGTTGGGGCAACCAAAGGCTACATTTACATAAGAGGTGAATATTACGGTTCAGTTGAAAATATTAAAAAGGCTATCCATGATGCATATGAATATGGTTTTTTGGGCAAAAATATACTAAATAGTGGCTTTAACTTTGATCTATCAATAAGACTAGGTGCAGGTGCGTATATTTGTGGAGAAGAAACTGCTTTATTAGAATCTATTGAAGGACATGCTGGAAGACCTAGATTGAAACCTCCATATCCACCGCAAAGTGGTTTGTTTGGTAAACCAACAGTAATAAATAATGTTGAAACACTGGCAAATATACCACAAATAATATTAAACGGTGCAGATTGGTTCAGACAATTTGGTACTGAAAATTCACCAGGAACAAAAGTTTTCTGTTTTGCTGGGAACTTAAACAACAGAGGTATCGTTGAACTCCCCATGGGCATAACAGTCAAAGAACTGTTGGTATACGCAGGCGGTGTATCAGGTGAAAATCTTAAAATGGTTCAAACTGGTGGTATTGCAGGTACATTTATTGATGAAAGCAAATTTGATACACCATTAGACTATGATTCATTTGCAAAATATGGAGTAAGTTTAGGTTCTGGTGTAATCTTAGGTGTAAATGATACCCACTGTGTTATTGATATTGCAAAAAATGTAATGGAATTCTTTAGACATGAATCTTGTGGAAAATGTACACCTTGTAGAGAAGGAACAAAAATGGCAGTAAAAATTTTGGAAAAAATGGGACAATTTCAAGCAACTAAAACAGATCTTGATAACTTGATTGAAATTGCAAATACGGCAAGAGAAACAGCACTTTGTGGTCTTGGTCAAAGTTTCCCAGTACCTTTACTCTCATTGATTAATAATTTTAAAGATGAATTTTTAGACCATATTGAAAACAAACACTGTATAGCAAATATATGTAAAAGAGTCCCTAAAAAGAAAAAATCAAAAGTAAAATAA
- a CDS encoding NADH-quinone oxidoreductase subunit NuoE family protein, whose translation MLTEIKKIISHAKSERLEERDILIYTLHKIQETIEGNYIPEEAVKLVSEELNIPLSKVYEVLTFYSMFSIKKRGKYLIRVCTSLPCHVANGREIIKTLKEELKIDFNQTTDDGLFTLEETSCLGLCGVSPVIMINNEYYGDLTPKKVREIINKLKRGENI comes from the coding sequence ATGCTCACTGAAATCAAAAAAATTATTTCACATGCAAAATCAGAAAGATTGGAAGAAAGAGATATTTTAATTTATACACTTCACAAGATTCAAGAAACAATAGAAGGTAACTACATACCAGAGGAAGCAGTAAAACTAGTAAGTGAAGAATTAAATATTCCCTTATCCAAAGTATATGAAGTTCTCACCTTCTATTCGATGTTTTCCATCAAAAAAAGAGGTAAGTATTTAATCAGAGTATGTACTAGTTTACCATGTCATGTTGCAAATGGAAGGGAAATAATCAAAACACTAAAAGAAGAATTAAAAATAGATTTTAATCAAACAACAGATGATGGGTTATTTACACTTGAAGAAACAAGCTGTTTAGGCCTTTGTGGTGTTTCTCCTGTCATAATGATAAATAACGAATACTATGGTGATCTCACCCCAAAAAAAGTAAGAGAAATAATAAATAAATTAAAAAGGGGTGAGAATATATGA
- the nuoF gene encoding NADH-quinone oxidoreductase subunit NuoF has translation MPLETNTILICAGGACISAGEESVKDVLERKIKEYNLQDNIKIVETGCMGACSLGPIMVIHPEGVYYQKLTPEAAEKIVEEHLLKGRIVEEYLYQGDKGKIVPQPQKEIPFFSRQVKIATRNVGIIDPLNIDEYIARDGYFALHKALKEMKPEEVIQVVKDSGLRGRGGAGFPTGLKWEFARKSPGDEKYMICNADEGDPGAFMDRSILEGDPHTIIEAMTIAGYAIGATKGFVYLRAEYPIAIERLTVALNQAREYGFLGENILGTDFSFDIEIRIGAGAFVCGEETALMHSIEGKRGQPRVKPPFPAQKGLWGKPSNINNVETLACVPPIIYHGANWFRQWGTEKSPGTKVFALAGKVKNTGLVEVPMGITLRELIYEIGGGSPTGKKIKAVQTGGPSGGVIPEEYFDTPVDYESLQKLGAIVGSGGLIVLDEDDCMVDVAKFFLEFTVDESCGKCTPCREGTKKMYEILDKITKGEGTEEDIEILENLGNVIKDSSLCGLGQTAPNPVLSTLRYYKDEYLAHVREKKCPASKCKALISYVIDPEKCVGCTACARVCPSSCISGEVRKVHEIDQSACVKCGSCIEVCRFGAISKVTPAIE, from the coding sequence ATGCCTTTAGAAACAAATACAATTCTTATTTGTGCTGGTGGAGCCTGTATTTCCGCAGGTGAAGAAAGTGTAAAAGATGTATTAGAAAGAAAAATTAAAGAATACAATTTACAAGATAATATAAAAATCGTTGAAACTGGTTGTATGGGTGCTTGTAGTTTAGGGCCAATAATGGTAATACATCCAGAAGGGGTTTACTATCAAAAATTAACGCCAGAAGCTGCAGAAAAAATTGTTGAAGAACATCTTCTAAAAGGTAGAATTGTAGAGGAATACCTTTATCAAGGTGATAAAGGAAAAATAGTCCCACAACCACAAAAAGAAATTCCTTTCTTCTCAAGGCAAGTAAAAATAGCAACTAGAAATGTGGGAATTATTGATCCGTTAAATATTGATGAATATATAGCAAGAGATGGTTATTTTGCATTACACAAAGCACTAAAAGAAATGAAACCGGAGGAAGTTATACAAGTTGTTAAAGATAGTGGGCTTCGTGGAAGAGGTGGTGCAGGTTTTCCAACTGGCTTAAAATGGGAGTTCGCAAGGAAATCTCCTGGTGACGAAAAGTATATGATATGTAACGCTGACGAAGGGGACCCAGGCGCCTTTATGGATAGATCAATTCTCGAAGGAGATCCACACACCATAATTGAAGCTATGACCATAGCAGGATATGCAATCGGAGCAACAAAAGGTTTTGTCTATTTAAGAGCTGAATATCCAATTGCAATTGAAAGATTAACGGTGGCCTTAAATCAAGCAAGGGAATATGGTTTCTTGGGAGAAAATATTCTAGGAACAGATTTTTCGTTCGACATAGAAATAAGGATTGGGGCAGGGGCATTTGTGTGTGGTGAGGAAACCGCTTTAATGCACTCAATTGAAGGAAAAAGAGGACAACCAAGGGTAAAACCTCCATTCCCAGCACAAAAAGGATTGTGGGGAAAACCAAGTAATATAAATAACGTTGAAACATTAGCATGTGTTCCACCGATTATATACCACGGCGCAAATTGGTTTAGACAGTGGGGAACAGAAAAATCACCTGGAACAAAAGTTTTTGCGCTGGCTGGTAAAGTTAAAAATACAGGTTTGGTTGAAGTACCTATGGGAATTACATTAAGAGAACTTATATACGAAATTGGCGGAGGATCTCCAACTGGTAAAAAGATTAAAGCAGTTCAAACTGGGGGACCAAGCGGTGGTGTCATACCAGAAGAGTATTTCGATACACCAGTTGATTACGAATCACTACAAAAACTGGGAGCAATAGTTGGTTCTGGTGGTTTAATAGTTTTAGATGAGGACGATTGTATGGTCGATGTTGCAAAGTTTTTCTTAGAATTTACTGTAGATGAATCATGTGGAAAATGTACACCTTGTAGAGAAGGAACAAAAAAGATGTATGAAATTTTGGATAAAATAACAAAAGGCGAAGGAACAGAAGAAGATATAGAAATCTTGGAAAATCTAGGTAACGTTATTAAAGACTCTTCGCTTTGTGGTCTTGGACAAACTGCGCCAAATCCCGTACTATCTACTTTAAGATACTACAAAGATGAGTATCTTGCACATGTGAGAGAGAAAAAATGTCCTGCTAGCAAATGTAAAGCACTTATTAGTTACGTTATAGATCCAGAAAAATGTGTAGGTTGTACCGCTTGTGCTAGGGTATGTCCTTCAAGTTGTATTTCTGGCGAAGTAAGGAAAGTCCATGAAATAGACCAATCAGCTTGTGTAAAATGTGGAAGTTGTATAGAAGTCTGTAGATTTGGCGCAATAAGCAAAGTAACACCTGCAATTGAATAA
- a CDS encoding (2Fe-2S) ferredoxin domain-containing protein, whose protein sequence is MGKIKSLEELMKIKEDTLKKVKMREEGKRGKITVAMGTCGIAAGAKDTLNAIVETLNELNIDDISVVQSGCMGLCEVEPTIKVEINGEVPITYGHVNPENARRIIKSHIVAGELVGDLIVKKGEE, encoded by the coding sequence ATGGGTAAAATAAAAAGCTTAGAAGAACTTATGAAAATAAAAGAAGATACATTAAAAAAAGTTAAAATGAGGGAAGAAGGAAAAAGGGGAAAAATAACAGTTGCAATGGGAACATGTGGAATAGCTGCAGGCGCAAAAGATACTTTAAATGCAATAGTGGAAACGTTAAATGAATTAAACATTGACGATATATCAGTTGTCCAATCTGGTTGCATGGGATTATGCGAAGTTGAACCAACTATAAAAGTGGAAATAAACGGGGAAGTCCCCATTACTTATGGACACGTAAATCCCGAAAATGCAAGAAGAATTATAAAGTCCCATATAGTTGCTGGTGAGCTTGTAGGTGATTTGATAGTAAAAAAAGGAGAAGAATAA